A genomic region of Ornithorhynchus anatinus isolate Pmale09 chromosome 7, mOrnAna1.pri.v4, whole genome shotgun sequence contains the following coding sequences:
- the NCBP2AS2 gene encoding protein NCBP2AS2: protein MVLRWLVLRLLSRERLVERLSEWRPLRRAARLTASALLRARREGREAARGLRDRAAGPGLLARAVRFGEAFAREVRRGLRERP from the exons ATGGTGCTGAGGTGGCTGGTCCTGCGGCTGTTGAGCCGGGAGCGGCTGGTGGAGCGGCTGTCCGAATGGCGGCCCCTGCGGCGCGCCGCGCGCCTCACCGCCTCCGCGCTGCTGCGGGCCCGGCGGGAAGGCCGCGAGGCGGCGCGCGGCCTGCGGGACc gcGCCGCGGGCCCCGGCCTGCTGGCCCGCGCCGTCCGCTTCGGCGAGGCCTTCGCCCGGGAGGTGCGGCGGGGCCTGCGGGAGCGCCCCtga